taaaaaaaagaaactgccaaGCTTTTCCAGAGTGGATGCATTATAATGTTCCTCTGTCTCTGgtgatgggcttctctggtggcccagtggtataGATTTCCcccgccaatgcagaagacacaggagatgcggatttgatccttgggttgagaagatcccctggaggaggaaatggcaagccactctagtattcttgcctgggaaatcccatgggcagaggagcctggtgggctacagaccataggggtgcaaaagagtcagacacaacttagagactaaatagcAATATCATCTCTGGTGACAGTCTTTGCTCTGAGGTCAACTTCATCTGATGCTAATGTAGGCTCTCCTGCTTTCAATGAATGCCtgcataataaaatttttttcacccTTTTATTTTCAACCTACCTATATCATTATGTTTAAGGAAAGCTTCTTGTAGACAGCCTACAGTTGGGTCATTTTCTAAATCCACTCTATCAATCTCTGTCTTTTGATTGCCTCATTGAGACAATTTACATGTGACTTGTATGTATCAtgcatataattattaatatgtcaGTGATTATGTCTATTTTGCTATTTGCtctgttctctctgctttttatttgttttatttttcctgtgagtttcttgaacattttttaaaagaattccacTTGTATGTATctatactgtttttgttttttttccatgtatttttattctgtttttgctATGTGTCTCTACATACACTTTTTAGTGGTCACTCTAGATATTACAGTACGTATATATAATTTGGTCTACTCGCATCAATATTCTACCAGTTTAAGAGATGTGTAGACAGTTTATCTCCATTTACATTCCATTTCTAGAAGTCAGCCACTAGGCCAAACTCAGCTGGGATGTTAGGATCTGGACACAGAGGTTTCCTGGAGGCTCTTGGCCTGTGGCAGGGTGATAAGATGCCATTTCATAGGACTCTcactctgataatgagtgagcAAGGGTAGAAGGCAGTGCCAGGTCCCCAGGCAGCCCTCTAGGACATCAGATTTGCAAAACTGGACATCCCTCTTTTTTTGCACAACAATTTCCCCACCTTTAACCCTTTACCTCCATTCTCTCTTCTGACTCAGGACCTTCCGGCAAATGTGAGGTTTTTGCTCATGTGTTTACTCTTCCCCTTTGAAAACACTCTCTCCAGTTGCCATTATGACTGCTGGTGAGACTGGTCCCCAGGGAGGAGGCCAGCTGGTCGGGGGGCAGCACTCAGCCCACAGCTGATCCACTGGTGGTGAAGGGCACATCTTTTCTGCTCGACTGTGAGTCGCATGAGGGAAGACACCTTGGGTCTCACTCCCCCAGCCGTGAGCCTGAGAGAGGTTCAAGAACCCTCTGTCAAGAAAAGCTCCCACGGCCAGCCCAAGATAGGGTCCTTGGAAAGGCCTGCTGGCAAAGCTGGCCTTGGCTGGAGCCTGGGAACTTGGATGATAAACCACTCTGATGCTGATATAAAACTTTCCCTCAGCGATGAGGGCCTCACTTTGTCTACAATGTTTATACAAACAATGGGGTTTATGCTGAGCACCTGTTTTCTTTCCGCAAATCTGCGATTTCGGTACATGCTGGGCAGAGGCTGCCCATGTGAACAGCACCAAGTCCCCAGGGAGATTCCCTGGCACACATTCCATTGAATTCCTAGAGGAATGAGGGGTGTCCCATGTAGTGGCCCCGAAAAGGGATGCTGGAATCCTGTGCCTGATGTCTGTGATGTCTCCCCCAGAGCCTCTTCCCTGTGCTGATTTTGTCCTGTATCCATCACTGTAATAATCACATCCCTGAGCACCCTGAGAGTCCTCCCAGTGAATTCCTGAGCCTGGAGGTGGGCATTGGGACCCCTGATGTACTCACAGAGACCGGTGTCAGTCATAGAGTTATCCATGCATGGGGCAGAAACTGGGCCCTCCAAGCTCAGGCCAGAGTCTGAAGGTACCTGAACTAAGAAAAGCTCAGATGTGACTGAGGGTGGGAACTAAGTTATGAGGTTCCCCCAAAGAACTAACAGCCTTCTGCTCAAATGGCATCAGCCGCCTAAAGACCATCAACTCCGTGCCTGAGTGTGAGTGCACGTGGGAGAGTTTTGGGCGGCCATGAGTGTGCACGTGTATGTGAGTGTGGACGAGATTTCGATGAGGGATATGAGGGCCTGGCGGATTCTACAGCacaaagcacacagcacagtggcCCCAGGTCCCATCAAGGATCTTTGCACACGTGCATCTATACATCCAGGCACGAGTTGTTCCAGAGCTGGTAATGGTTCATCCAGGGTAGAGTGTACACCAAAAAGTCGCAAATgaaactctgtgggagaagaaagaaaacagtcagCTTTTGGGGAATTGGTTCTTGAAGACGAAAAGAAGTTtctgcccctgccccccgcccctgctTGGGGAGTCTGGACCCTGCCCTGAGGCTGAGGCCCGACCACATGAGCGAGGTGGGTTTTGCTCGCTGGCACATGCTGGGGGCAAAGGGGATGTCCGAGTCAGCACAGGAATGTCATCCTGGGCTCCCTGACCCGGTCCTCCTGTACTTCCTTCCCGGGCACAGAAAGAGAGACCCTCAGGCCTGCCAACTTGCAGGAGGGaccaggaggagggcacaggTCGGGAGACAAGGAGGTGACTGGACAATCCAGAGGGACCCAGGGATGCGGACCAAGACAGAACAAGGTCCCCAAGGAAAGTAAAGCCGCTTCCACCTGAGGTCCAGGGAGTGGACCGGGTGGGCAAGGGGTCCGGCAGCCCAGAGACCTGGGGCCGGGGCGGTGCCAGCCCAGGGTGCAGAGATGCCCAGTTACGGTGCTTCctttttcccctccccaccccgggtGCCACCCGTGGCATCAGGCAGCCCCGTGgctgagtcctggctctgccccagCCACAGGGCCCCTGACACCTATCCACGTTTCCTTGTGCAACGTTTGCTGCCCCCTTGACTGGAGCCCCTTGTCAGCTGCTTGCCAGCACACACCTTCTTCAGATTCTTCTTGGTCTGAATGGGGCACGAGCGGTTTTTCGTGCTGTTCCTCTTGCACTTGGTCCTGCTAATCTTCACGGTAATCAGGTACTCCACGCCCGTCGTCAGCTACCAAGAAGCAAAGGCTGTTAGCTTTGACTCCCAGCATGGCTGACGCTCTCCTGGAGGAGCTGGGACAGAAGACCTTCAGGAGCCTCCGTCCCTCATCAGTTCCTGGGGCTCAGCCTCCTCCCTACCTGCTGGAGGATGCCCAGTGCCCCCTGATTACCACCTGGGATGTGTGATGCCCAGTCCTTGCTCTGTACCTGCTCTATTGCTGCAGCCACAGGTGGCTTCTTACCTGTCTCCCTCTCATCCTTGGGACCAGGGAGGCAACCTGGCTGCAGTCCCATCATGCACCCAAGTCTGCACCGTGGCTCTCAGAACGCGTGGACGGAGCCGTCTGGGCTAGTTTAGTTCCTGGGCTCTGCCTCTGTCCTCATCTTCCCTCCCTGCTGCCTTGTCTCAAAGTTAGTGGTCAAAGCGGTGAGAAGGCTGGGCACTCTGTGGGATGGCTCCTGGGAGGAGAGGCCCCAGAAAACCTCAGGGCAGAGCAGCAGGGGAAGAGGACTGGGATAGGACCACCACCCTGATCCCGGCGTCCCCTGGAAAGATGTCAGGATGTGGGCCTGGTCCGACATCAGGATTTAGGGCTCCTGGCTCTTCATCTAAGGATGTCTCCAACCAGCTAGCAAGACTGGTGCCAAGAGTTTTCTCCCTGACCCTCAGCACACCCTGCACGTGTGAAGAAACTAGAACGCTAGCTGCAAAGTTAACTAAACTTTTAGTGTGCTCGTGCCcccgtgcttagtcgctcagtcgtgtccaactctttgcgaccccatggactataaccccccaggctcctctggccacaggattctccaggcaagaatactggagtgggttgccatttccttctccagggaaacttctcgacccaaggatcgaagccaggtctcctgcattgcaggcagattcttttttgtgcatgcaagcagattctttaccatctgggccaccagggaagcttcagtGTGCTCAATGTTTTCTCATTCATTGTTAGACTTATTTGTTAAATCATGATAGGAATGATCGTGATGATATAAATGTTTTCACAGGTGCTACTTCACTCTTATTCAGCCCACTTCGAAGGTCAGGAAGCTGAGACCTGGAGAGTCTGGATGGCGCTTGACCAACACCCCACAATTAGGAGGAGCTGGGTGTCAAAACCAGAAGCGGCACCGGGAGCCCAGCAAAGATGGCCATGGTGTCCCCTCCCTGCCCGTTGAGAGGTACGGATGGAAATAGTCAATGGGCAGCATACAGGCCTGCCCAGGGGCCTAGCCCCAGGTCACCCAGCCCCTCAGGGGCACTCTCTCTGTGCACTAATCTGGCCGAATGATATCAGAAGTTCGCTTGTGAACAATCACTTCAGTTAGCTGTTAGTGATAGAGGACcaacggtccacggggtcgcagagagtcggacacgactgagcaactggcactttcacttcactttcaccagctCTGTTACTGGCCTCCTGGAGGTCCAGCTCTATCCCAGGGACCAACAGCAGGAAGAAAAGGCCAACTTGGGCAGAGTGTGGTGAGGGGCCGCCACCTTGTGGCCACGTCACCTCAGTGTCCTCGGGCCTGTGTGCTGGCGTCACGCAGCAGGAGTGACTCAGGTGGACCGGCTGCTGTCCACGCCCGGTGAGGCCCTTCGGGTCACACCAGCACTGCCCGAGGGCCCGCCCCACCCTGGTCTCCATTCCTGCCTCCCCTCTCTCTAACCAGAGCCCTGATCTCCAAGTCAGTCATTTTCCCAAATCCAGCAAATTGAACCAAGGTGCATTACTGTCGCCGCCCTAACTCATAGAGTTTACTGTCTAACCTTGAGGGCAGGTTGGAGCaacaaaagtgttttttaaacagctttgcTTTCCTCTATTATCCTTCAACTGATGTATTTCAGAGAAACTTTATACGTTAAATAAAATGAGAGAGGATGGGTAATTCCAGGTTCTGAAAGGACCCAACTAGAGGCCCTCTGTATCATTCTGGGTTTCTCAAGGACACAGCTACGATCTCCAGATCCAGATTTTCAAGCCCTGGGCATGAACGCTTATATTTTGCCAAAAGAGAGGAATAATAAAGGCAATGAAACTATCCTCGGTTGCTGTTCCTCTGGCAAATTTCTGAATGAAAGCAATTCTTCCCCTGGAAGAGCAGCTGAGAAGCTCAGGGGATACTCAGGGGGGCTCGGGGTCTGAGGGACCCTGCGGGGCCAGCTCCCAGGAagccgcccccaccccagccctgtctGGGAGCCACACCTGTGCCGCTGTCTCACCTGCACCTGGCTGCGGAGCAGCTTGTCTATGCCGAACAGGTAGGAGtcattgcttttgttgttgtagttCTCCAATAAGAAGGTGAGCGTGGCGTTCACATTCCTTGGGCTCTCGGAATCCTGGAAGCCAGGCCACTGTTGATGTCGACCCAGCACCAGCGCCAGGGCcgccagcagcagcagagggttcCCCCAGCGTCCAGCTCCCATCTCTGTGGTCTCCTCTTcacagggctttccaggtaggaAAGTGCCAGCCACGTCCGCTCACTTGCTCTCCCTGCCGCCCTCGCCAATGCAGGTTTCCATGGGAGATGCCTGCCTGCGTGAAACCGAGAACGGAGACCTTGACCCCTTCTTTCCGGGGCTTGCCCGTGATTTGACCAGAGGACCCGCGACAGACCTGCAGAGGGTCATTCACTTTTCTCAGTAACTGAGGCAAGTATGATTTCTAAATGTCTCTCTCCCCCTTCATACCCTATGAGGAGGAAAGCCCCCGGGACAGACCCCGCAGGCAAGAAGAGGTGGTgaatcagacagagaaggggtttccctgtggctcagacggtaaagaatgcgcctgcaatgcaggagacctgggttggatccctggcttgggaagagcccctggagaagggaatactcactcctgtattcttgcctagagaattccatggacagaggagcctggcaggctatagtccatggggtcacaaagactcagacgtgaccagctcctttcactttctttcatcagaCGGAAAAGAGGCTGTCTGTGGGACTGGGGGAAGGTTACAGAGAAGGTGATGCTTGAACTGGGATCCAAGGGATGAAGGCCTGATACATTCCATTTACCTACAGTGGGTTCCAGCTGTCTAGGCCAGAGATCCACTATTTCCCGTGCTTCCCTTTTGGCACTGGCTCTCTGCCATCCACTGACCACAGAGTTCTGCTGCTGGATCCAACTGTGCCTGCAGGCCCCAGCGCTCACCCTTACCATCTTGGTGTGACCCCAGGAGAGCTTTGTGAGGTAACCCTGGCCTTTCTGTGAGGGAGCAATGAGCTGTGAGCTTTGTTTAGAAATTAAATCCTGCAGTCCCTCAGAGGTTAGGTGTTACCTGTACAGGAGGGGAAATTTCCTCTCCACTCTTTGGGTTTCTGTCTGGGCCTAAGAATTAAACTGACAGAAgccagattaacaggagaaaggcTACCAACTTTCTGGGCTTTCACGAGTACCTGGGAGCCTCCACAAGAAAGTGAAGACCCAGAGAAGTGACCGGAGCAGGGAGCTTTCATAACTTGTACACACAGTAAAACTGTGAAGTAGCCAAGACGAAGGGGTTGAGTTCAGGGTACCCCATGGTGAAGGGGTAACAGGTTAGTTTACGTAGCCTCCTTGGCTCTGTGTTCCCGTCTCCGGTTACCAGGACAATCTCTGTCCTCATGTGCAGGGAGGGGATGGTTTCACTTGGTACATTTATCTCCTGCTTCAGGAAGGAAGTGCTTCTGCCATTTTTTCAGACTCCTCTGGCTTAAGACCGTCTTTGGGCCAAGGTGCCATATTTGGGGATAGCTTGTCCTGAACCCCATCACCTGCACCAATAAGCCCATAAGAGCTCCCTGTGCTTAAAACACTCACTGAAGTGGGATCCTGAATGGCATTCTGCTCCAGACAACGCTAGTGGGACAATTATGAAATGTGGGTAAAGTCTGTAGACTAATAGCGTAAAACTGTTGACACAAATAACCAATAACCcatagcgacttcactttcacttttcactttcatgcattggagaaggaaatggcaacccactccagtgtccttgcctggagaatcccagggacaggggagcctgatgggctgccgtctggggtcacacagagtcagacacgaatgaagtgacttagcagcagcagcaacagagataGAAAAGGGCTTTATTTGAGACAAACCGAGAAGTATAGCCAGAGACACAATAACTCAGACGACTCTGAGGAACTTCTGGGAAGAAGCATGGCTGTCAGCTGTTTTATGTCATTTTAGAACAAAGAACATCAAACCAGTCAGGGATACATGCCTGCAGGGTTTCAGAAAAACTGGATCAGCGAGTATACAGAGAGTCAGTTCACCGGTGGCCCTGGGAGAGGAGTCTTATCATCAAGGAGTCTGAGCATCGGCATCCTAGGAAGGGAGGCATTTATCTCTTATCTTCAGATGTTATAAACTTCTGGACAGTCTGCCCTTTTCTTTAGTGATTAAAGCAAATATACAGTGTATGTCTGATGGGTCACAAACAGGCTGTTTTAGCATAAAATTCAACACAACTCATATATAAGcctagggattccctggtggctcagacagtaaagcgtctgcctacaatgcgggagacctgggtttgatcccctgggttgggaagatcccgtggagaagaaaatggcaaccattccagtactcttgcctagaaaattccatggatggaggggcctggtgggctacagtccatggggtcgcaaagaatcagatacgactgagcgacttcacttcacttcacttcatacataaGCCCGAATGACTAACTCCTACTTCAATATGTGAACATTTCTTCTGTGAATACAAATGTTAACTCTTTGGTTTCTACCGTCGTCCTAGATTTAACACAGGATGTTAGCATGCAGGGATGGGAGAACTTGATGCTATTGCTGTAACCTTTAGTAAGTCTGAACTGACttcaaaataaagattaaaatgttcaaaaataaatacataggtTCTTAGTCATTGAGAAGCAGCTTGATATGGTGAGGGAGACCCATGTTTGTAATTGGCTCTGCTGGGGTCTTTGCTGGGTTCTAGGGGAGCTGGTTCATCTCCTCAGCTTCAGATTCTTCACCTATAAGATGAAAACGGGGAAAAAGACTCATCTCAGATCAGGGTGGAGACAAGGAAGGGAGGAACCTGTTCTCAAGCCAGGCAGGAACACCCTCTTCCATG
The Bos indicus x Bos taurus breed Angus x Brahman F1 hybrid chromosome 13, Bos_hybrid_MaternalHap_v2.0, whole genome shotgun sequence genome window above contains:
- the CSTL1 gene encoding cystatin-like 1 — encoded protein: MGAGRWGNPLLLLAALALVLGRHQQWPGFQDSESPRNVNATLTFLLENYNNKSNDSYLFGIDKLLRSQVQLTTGVEYLITVKISRTKCKRNSTKNRSCPIQTKKNLKKSFICDFLVYTLPWMNHYQLWNNSCLDSKHMSKNLTFAGRS